In bacterium 336/3, the following proteins share a genomic window:
- a CDS encoding 30S ribosomal protein S6, with translation MNNKQYETVFIITPVLSDEQMRDTVEKFRKVLTDNGAEILHEENWGLKKLAYPIAHKNSGFYQLLEYTAPVNVINTLHTEFSRDERIMRYLTTNLDKYAAEYNEKRRKGLIGKKKETKTVEKED, from the coding sequence ATGAATAACAAACAATACGAAACGGTATTCATTATAACTCCCGTCTTATCTGATGAACAGATGAGGGATACCGTAGAAAAATTCCGTAAAGTCCTCACCGATAACGGTGCCGAAATTCTCCATGAAGAGAACTGGGGGCTTAAGAAATTGGCTTATCCAATTGCTCACAAAAACTCAGGTTTTTATCAGTTATTGGAATATACTGCTCCTGTAAACGTAATCAATACGTTGCATACAGAGTTTAGCCGTGATGAGCGTATCATGCGTTACCTTACTACAAACCTTGATAAGTATGCTGCTGAGTACAACGAGAAACGCAGAAAAGGTTTGATTGGAAAGAAAAAAGAAACTAAAACAGTAGAAAAGGAGGACTAA
- a CDS encoding 30S ribosomal protein S18, giving the protein MTLMNEPVHKQELKKKYCRFKKHGIKFIDYKDADFLLKFVNEQGKILPRRLTGNSLKYQRKVATAIKRARHLALLPFVTDSLK; this is encoded by the coding sequence ATGACATTGATGAACGAACCCGTACACAAGCAGGAATTAAAAAAGAAGTACTGCCGTTTCAAGAAGCATGGTATCAAATTTATTGATTACAAAGATGCAGACTTCTTGTTGAAATTCGTAAACGAACAAGGTAAAATTTTACCTCGTAGGCTTACAGGTAACAGCTTGAAATACCAACGTAAAGTTGCTACAGCTATCAAGCGTGCAAGACACTTGGCTTTGTTACCATTCGTAACTGACTCTTTAAAGTAA
- a CDS encoding 50S ribosomal protein L9: MEVILKEDLTGLGYKNDVVKVKPGYARNYLIPKGIAIMATDSNRKILAENLKQAAHKAEKIKTEALNIAERIGGLVLEIPAKVGESGKIFGAVTTTQIAEALKSKGFDIDRKKIAIGGDVKMVGEYKATLDLHREVKHSIIFKVVGE, translated from the coding sequence ATGGAAGTGATTTTGAAAGAAGACCTTACTGGTCTTGGCTATAAAAATGATGTAGTAAAAGTAAAGCCTGGTTACGCTCGCAATTACCTAATACCCAAAGGTATTGCTATTATGGCAACAGACAGCAACCGTAAAATTTTGGCTGAAAACTTAAAGCAAGCTGCTCACAAAGCAGAGAAAATCAAGACTGAAGCATTGAATATTGCAGAAAGAATTGGTGGCTTGGTACTGGAAATTCCTGCGAAAGTGGGTGAAAGTGGTAAAATCTTTGGTGCTGTAACTACTACACAAATTGCTGAAGCTCTTAAATCTAAAGGTTTTGATATAGACCGTAAGAAAATTGCTATTGGTGGTGATGTGAAAATGGTTGGTGAGTACAAAGCTACTTTAGACTTACACAGAGAAGTAAAACATTCTATTATTTTTAAAGTAGTAGGAGAGTAA
- a CDS encoding RNA polymerase subunit sigma-24 has product MIILEQIQQGNESAFEELFRTYYQGLCNYGNSMLKDMDEAEEVVQNVFCQFWEKRENLDIQISLKSYLYKMVHNACLNKIKHQKVKNVYEQYKVNLGQGQSQPASHLAIENELEAKISEAINALPEQCRIIFCLSRYEELKYAEIANQLDISVKTVENQMGKALKILREKLSDYLVLLVLLGLNNIIV; this is encoded by the coding sequence ATGATTATACTTGAGCAAATCCAGCAAGGAAATGAATCTGCTTTTGAAGAATTATTCAGAACTTATTATCAAGGTCTGTGCAATTATGGCAATTCTATGCTCAAAGATATGGATGAAGCAGAAGAAGTCGTTCAAAATGTATTTTGTCAGTTTTGGGAAAAACGAGAAAACTTAGATATACAGATTTCTTTGAAGTCTTATTTGTATAAAATGGTTCATAATGCTTGTTTGAATAAAATAAAGCATCAGAAAGTAAAAAATGTATATGAGCAATACAAAGTGAATTTAGGACAAGGGCAAAGCCAGCCAGCTTCTCATTTGGCAATAGAAAACGAACTGGAGGCAAAAATAAGTGAAGCCATCAATGCTTTGCCTGAGCAATGTAGAATCATTTTTTGTTTGAGTAGATATGAAGAACTAAAATATGCAGAAATAGCCAATCAGTTAGATATTTCTGTGAAAACAGTGGAAAACCAGATGGGAAAAGCACTCAAAATATTAAGAGAAAAACTATCTGACTACTTGGTGTTATTGGTTTTACTTGGTTTAAATAATATAATTGTATGA
- a CDS encoding glutathionylspermidine synthase, producing the protein MKRLQINERNNWKETVESQGLIFHSTEGKYWDESACYAFTEKEILELEKATNELYEMCIEATDFVISRGLYKEFGIPEKYISGIEHSWNNEFPSIYGRFDLAFDGKNVKMLEFNADTPTALLEASVIQWHWLLDYYASADQFNSIHEHLIEHFKVLKPYFLSDSLHFTCVEESIEDYMTTAYLMDCASQTGYKTNLLYISDISYDEELNAFLDIENKEIKNIFKLYPYDWMMHEDFGEYLLTTMHKMYWVEPMWKSIPNNKMILKILWDLYPHHPYLLPTHTSPVTKSYVKKPLISREGNNIEIFHDGKIIAQTDGEYGEEGFIYQEYFEIPSFDGHVPTIGSWLIGENACGIGIRENTSRIVDNFSRFVPHYFI; encoded by the coding sequence ATGAAACGTTTACAAATTAATGAAAGAAATAACTGGAAAGAAACAGTAGAAAGTCAAGGACTGATTTTTCACTCAACAGAAGGAAAATATTGGGATGAATCGGCTTGTTATGCCTTCACAGAAAAAGAAATCTTGGAGTTAGAAAAAGCTACCAATGAGCTTTATGAAATGTGTATTGAGGCTACTGATTTTGTTATTTCCAGAGGACTTTACAAAGAGTTTGGCATTCCTGAAAAGTATATTTCGGGCATTGAGCATAGCTGGAACAATGAATTTCCTTCTATTTATGGTCGTTTTGATTTAGCTTTTGATGGCAAAAATGTAAAAATGTTGGAGTTTAATGCAGACACCCCAACAGCTTTATTAGAGGCTTCTGTTATTCAATGGCATTGGCTTTTAGATTATTACGCATCTGCCGACCAGTTCAATTCTATTCATGAGCATCTGATAGAACATTTCAAGGTTTTAAAACCTTATTTTTTAAGCGATTCTCTTCATTTTACTTGTGTAGAAGAAAGTATAGAAGATTATATGACAACAGCCTATCTGATGGATTGTGCTTCGCAAACTGGCTATAAAACCAATTTGCTTTATATTTCTGATATTAGTTATGATGAAGAATTGAATGCTTTTTTGGATATCGAAAACAAAGAAATTAAGAATATATTTAAGCTCTACCCTTACGATTGGATGATGCATGAAGATTTTGGGGAGTATCTGCTCACGACCATGCATAAAATGTATTGGGTAGAACCTATGTGGAAATCTATTCCAAACAATAAAATGATTTTGAAAATTTTATGGGATTTGTATCCACATCATCCTTATTTATTGCCTACTCATACAAGTCCTGTTACCAAGAGTTATGTAAAAAAACCTTTGATATCCAGAGAAGGTAATAATATAGAAATTTTTCACGATGGTAAAATCATAGCCCAAACAGACGGTGAGTATGGAGAAGAAGGCTTTATTTATCAAGAATATTTTGAAATACCTTCTTTTGATGGGCATGTTCCTACCATTGGCAGTTGGTTGATTGGTGAAAATGCTTGTGGTATAGGAATCAGGGAAAATACATCAAGAATTGTAGATAATTTTAGTCGTTTTGTACCTCATTATTTTATTTAA
- a CDS encoding glucan biosynthesis protein, whose protein sequence is MEILENERRYDLDWIRVIAFGILILYHVGMFFVPWGWHIKNNQIYDWLTYPMMFPNQWRLSLLFVVSGMGTYFALSKRTGWQFTKERLIRLLLPLAFGMLVIVPPQVYFERLDKGQYTGGYLSYWFSEAFVGVYPQGNLSWHHLWFLVYLLFFSLAFIPIFLYLRKNPENALLRFIKKLASSPYTIYLLVFPLFIFEGFVEPFFNSTHAFIGDWFNLLHYGTLFFYGFLLIAVRQTFWQTILNHRFKFLIMGVINFSIFMFIKIQIRTGVWEDDYLVHFTEAFFKVINLWSWILVIFGFVAYYLNKPSSILSYCNEAVYPFYILHQTITVALGYYLKNTSMGLFLKFSLMSLGTLVITWVLYEFLIRRIGFIRPFFGLKPAKSSPVMQKV, encoded by the coding sequence ATGGAAATTTTAGAAAACGAAAGACGTTACGATTTAGATTGGATACGAGTTATAGCATTTGGCATCCTAATTTTATATCATGTGGGAATGTTTTTTGTTCCTTGGGGTTGGCATATCAAGAATAACCAAATCTATGACTGGCTTACTTATCCCATGATGTTTCCAAATCAGTGGAGGCTTTCTTTATTATTTGTTGTTTCAGGCATGGGAACATATTTTGCTCTTTCTAAACGTACTGGATGGCAATTTACAAAAGAAAGACTCATTCGTCTTTTGTTGCCTCTTGCTTTTGGAATGCTTGTCATTGTTCCTCCTCAAGTATATTTTGAAAGATTAGACAAAGGTCAATACACAGGAGGTTATTTATCTTATTGGTTTTCAGAAGCTTTTGTTGGAGTTTATCCACAAGGCAATTTGAGTTGGCATCATTTGTGGTTTTTAGTATATTTACTATTTTTCTCTTTGGCATTCATTCCCATTTTTCTATATCTCCGAAAAAATCCTGAAAATGCACTATTAAGGTTCATCAAAAAATTGGCTTCTTCACCTTATACCATTTATTTACTAGTTTTTCCTTTATTTATTTTTGAAGGTTTTGTTGAACCATTTTTCAACTCCACACACGCCTTTATTGGCGACTGGTTCAATCTTCTTCATTATGGTACTTTGTTTTTCTATGGTTTTTTGTTGATTGCTGTCCGTCAAACTTTTTGGCAAACCATTCTTAACCATCGATTTAAGTTTTTGATAATGGGGGTCATTAATTTTTCAATTTTTATGTTTATCAAAATCCAAATTAGAACAGGTGTTTGGGAAGATGATTATTTGGTTCATTTTACAGAAGCTTTTTTCAAGGTAATCAATTTGTGGTCTTGGATACTAGTCATCTTTGGCTTTGTAGCATATTACCTCAATAAACCCAGCTCAATTCTCAGTTATTGTAATGAAGCTGTTTATCCATTTTATATTTTACATCAGACTATTACAGTAGCTTTAGGTTACTACCTCAAAAATACGTCTATGGGGCTTTTCTTGAAATTTTCGCTAATGTCATTAGGTACATTGGTGATTACTTGGGTTTTATATGAATTTCTGATTAGGAGAATTGGTTTCATCAGACCATTCTTTGGGCTAAAACCTGCAAAATCAAGCCCTGTAATGCAAAAAGTCTAA
- a CDS encoding 2-oxoglutarate dehydrogenase has protein sequence MDKYSYIANAHGNYIEELYRAYSQNPGSVDESWKKFFEGFEFAENYNGEGAEGSGGGVSSKEVAVSKLIFAYRMRAHLRSKTNPVRQRKSRNPWLDLELFGLSDADLDTVFQAGNEIGIGAAPLRKIIDSLKYIYERTIGFEFTYIREPDVFNWLRDKFEKDSLAFNPSVDFKKRILKKLNEAVVFENFLHTKFLGQKRFSLEGGESTIPGLDALINKGAELGVKEVVIGMAHRGRLNILTNIMGKTYEQIFSEFEGTASPDLTMGDGDVKYHMGFASTITTPEGYNVNLRLAPNPSHLEVVNAIVQGYSRAQIDEELFDAKYILPILIHGDAAVAGQGSVYEVIQMAKLEAYGVGGTVHVVINNQVGFTTDFDEARSSIYCTDIAKLIDAPVLHVNGDDPEAVVFCFQLAAEFRQKFQKDIFIDLVCYRRHGHNETDEPRFTQPKLYNVISKHPSPREVYAQKLVANGSVDAKLLEEMDKELRQMLQERLTEIKQKPLPYQYSQLEKDWQKLRKSKPEDFDKSPETGVSLEVIEKVGKALTTLPEGFKVIKQIEKLLEDRKSYFFEKKKLDWACGELLAYGSLLLEEKMVRMSGQDVRRGTFSHRQVVARDAESNAPYFYLDNIVPNQKQPFRIYNSHLSEFGVMGFEFGYSMANPNALVIWEAQFGDFANTAQVIIDQFLAATESKWQQQNILTLLLPHGYEGQGPEHSSAKLERFLQLCAEYNMVVANITTSANLFHALRRQLAWEFRKPLVVMSPKSLLRTEEVHSPIEDFIKGSFQEVLDDTYVDAKKVKKVLLCTGKIAIDLYREQQKQGRKDVAIVRLEQLYPYPEKQLEKILKQYKNAKVVWVQEEPKNMGAYSFMLMYYGAIECISRKPSASPATGYNKIHNKEQEEIIKKAFEL, from the coding sequence ATGGATAAATATTCGTATATCGCTAATGCTCACGGCAATTACATCGAAGAATTGTACCGTGCTTATTCGCAAAACCCAGGCTCAGTAGATGAAAGTTGGAAAAAGTTTTTTGAGGGTTTTGAATTTGCTGAAAATTATAATGGAGAAGGTGCAGAAGGTAGTGGAGGTGGAGTTTCTTCTAAAGAAGTAGCTGTTTCTAAGTTAATATTTGCATACAGAATGCGTGCTCATTTGCGTTCTAAGACGAACCCTGTTCGTCAGCGTAAATCTCGTAATCCTTGGCTCGATTTAGAACTATTTGGACTTTCGGATGCAGATTTGGACACAGTTTTTCAGGCAGGTAATGAAATAGGTATTGGTGCTGCTCCACTTCGTAAAATCATAGATTCCCTAAAATATATTTATGAACGTACAATCGGATTTGAGTTTACTTATATCCGTGAGCCTGATGTATTTAACTGGCTTAGAGATAAATTTGAAAAAGATTCTTTAGCCTTCAATCCTTCTGTTGATTTTAAGAAAAGAATCTTAAAGAAACTTAATGAAGCTGTTGTATTTGAAAACTTCTTACATACAAAATTCTTAGGTCAGAAAAGATTCTCGTTGGAAGGTGGTGAAAGTACGATCCCTGGTTTAGATGCTTTGATTAACAAAGGTGCTGAATTAGGTGTAAAAGAAGTGGTGATAGGGATGGCTCATCGTGGAAGGTTGAATATTCTAACCAACATCATGGGGAAAACATACGAGCAGATTTTCAGTGAATTTGAAGGTACAGCCAGCCCCGATTTGACAATGGGAGATGGAGACGTAAAATATCACATGGGTTTTGCAAGTACTATTACAACCCCTGAAGGCTATAATGTAAATTTACGTCTTGCACCTAACCCTTCACATTTGGAGGTAGTAAATGCTATTGTGCAAGGTTACTCAAGAGCCCAGATAGATGAAGAACTTTTTGATGCTAAATATATACTACCAATTTTAATACATGGAGATGCTGCTGTGGCAGGTCAAGGGTCTGTGTATGAGGTGATTCAAATGGCTAAATTGGAAGCGTATGGAGTAGGTGGAACGGTTCATGTAGTTATCAACAATCAAGTGGGTTTTACAACAGATTTTGATGAAGCAAGGTCAAGTATTTATTGTACGGATATTGCCAAACTTATAGATGCTCCTGTATTGCATGTGAATGGTGATGATCCTGAGGCAGTTGTATTCTGTTTCCAGTTGGCTGCCGAGTTCCGTCAGAAATTCCAAAAAGATATATTCATTGATTTGGTGTGTTATCGCAGACATGGACACAACGAAACAGATGAACCTCGTTTTACACAACCCAAATTATATAATGTGATTAGCAAACACCCTTCACCAAGAGAGGTGTATGCTCAAAAATTGGTAGCAAATGGTAGTGTAGATGCTAAATTATTGGAAGAAATGGATAAAGAACTTCGCCAGATGCTACAAGAAAGGCTTACCGAAATTAAACAAAAACCGTTACCTTACCAATATTCACAATTAGAAAAAGATTGGCAAAAATTACGTAAATCGAAGCCCGAAGATTTTGATAAGTCTCCAGAAACAGGTGTTTCTTTAGAAGTTATTGAAAAAGTAGGAAAAGCTCTCACTACTCTTCCTGAAGGATTTAAAGTAATTAAGCAAATAGAAAAGCTTTTAGAAGATAGAAAAAGTTATTTCTTTGAAAAGAAGAAATTAGATTGGGCTTGTGGTGAACTTTTGGCGTATGGATCTCTTTTGTTAGAGGAGAAAATGGTGAGAATGAGCGGACAAGATGTAAGACGTGGAACATTCTCGCATAGACAAGTGGTAGCTCGTGATGCTGAATCGAATGCACCTTATTTTTATTTGGATAATATTGTTCCGAACCAAAAACAACCATTCCGTATCTATAACTCACATCTTTCTGAGTTTGGAGTAATGGGCTTTGAGTTTGGTTATTCAATGGCAAACCCCAATGCTTTGGTTATTTGGGAAGCTCAATTTGGAGATTTTGCTAATACTGCTCAGGTAATTATTGACCAGTTTTTAGCTGCTACTGAAAGTAAGTGGCAACAGCAAAATATTTTGACACTTCTATTGCCTCATGGTTACGAAGGACAAGGCCCTGAACACTCTTCTGCAAAACTGGAGCGTTTCTTACAACTTTGTGCGGAGTATAATATGGTAGTGGCAAATATTACAACTTCGGCAAATTTGTTCCATGCTCTTAGAAGACAACTTGCATGGGAATTCCGTAAGCCTTTGGTAGTGATGTCGCCTAAATCTCTTTTAAGAACGGAAGAAGTACATTCACCTATTGAAGATTTTATCAAAGGTTCGTTCCAAGAAGTATTGGATGATACTTATGTGGATGCGAAAAAAGTGAAAAAAGTGCTTCTATGTACTGGAAAAATAGCCATAGACCTTTACAGAGAGCAACAAAAACAAGGGCGTAAAGATGTAGCGATTGTTCGTTTGGAGCAATTGTATCCTTATCCTGAAAAACAACTCGAAAAGATATTGAAGCAATACAAAAATGCGAAAGTTGTTTGGGTACAAGAAGAACCCAAAAATATGGGAGCATACAGCTTTATGCTTATGTATTATGGAGCAATTGAGTGTATTTCTCGTAAGCCAAGTGCTTCTCCTGCAACAGGTTACAATAAAATACACAACAAAGAACAAGAGGAAATTATCAAAAAAGCTTTTGAGTTGTAG
- a CDS encoding peptidase, producing MQKIQSTTVLAIQHNGQIAIGADGQATMGNTVAKSNVRKIRKLKDGKVVVGFAGSTADAFSLMEKFEEKLAAFGGSVERSAIELAKDWRTDRYLRRLEAMMIAISKTDLFIISGTGDVLKPDNDIASIGSGSMYAQSAALALKKHAPHLTARQMVEEALHIAADICIYTNHNLIIEEIV from the coding sequence ATGCAAAAAATACAATCTACTACCGTACTGGCTATTCAACACAATGGGCAAATTGCAATCGGTGCTGATGGGCAAGCCACTATGGGTAACACAGTAGCAAAGAGTAATGTTCGTAAAATCAGAAAACTAAAAGATGGAAAAGTAGTAGTAGGCTTTGCAGGTTCTACTGCTGATGCTTTTTCTTTGATGGAAAAATTTGAAGAAAAATTGGCTGCTTTTGGTGGTTCAGTAGAAAGATCTGCCATCGAACTTGCCAAAGACTGGCGTACAGACCGTTATCTACGCCGTTTGGAAGCCATGATGATTGCCATTTCTAAAACAGATTTATTTATTATTTCGGGAACAGGAGATGTGCTCAAACCTGATAACGATATTGCCTCTATTGGCTCAGGAAGTATGTATGCTCAGTCAGCAGCTTTAGCCCTTAAAAAGCATGCTCCACATCTGACAGCTCGCCAAATGGTAGAAGAAGCTCTCCATATAGCTGCCGATATTTGTATTTACACCAATCATAACCTGATTATTGAAGAAATTGTATAA